The Pseudomonas fluorescens nucleotide sequence CAGCTGACGGGCCTCCTGCAGGTAGGCCAGCAGTCGCCGGCCCAGATCCTTCACGTCGGAAGCCCTCTCACGCAGATAGGCGTCGTCCATCAGCTCAAAGCGATTGACGTGCTCGCCGACCACCTGGCGCAGCGCGCCCTGGGCCCACTGCCCGGTCTTGATCACCTGCACCACTTCACCGCCCAGGGCGGCGTCTTCGAGCATCATCAGGTAGACGTCGAACAGCGCGCGTTCTTCCGGGCGCAGCTGGGTGGCGAGTTTGGCGGAGAGGTTGCGCATGTCTTCGCGCACCCCTTCCAGGGCGTTGTTGAACAGTTTCAGTTCGGCGTCGATGTCATCGACGTTCTTGTCCGGCACCACATCGAGGTCGGCCGGTGGCAGCATGACCACCGCCTTGCCCACCGCAGCGCCGGGTGAACCGGGCACGCCGACGAACTTGGCCTCCTGTATACCCTTGCCCTGACGGCCCAGGCCGCGGATCGAGCCGGTGGCCTCGGCGTGGGCGATAACCCCGGCCAGTTGCGCGCTCATGGTCACCAGGAAGGCTTCTTCGCCCTCGTCGAACTGGCGCCGCTCCTTTTGCTGGATGACCAACACCCCGACCACGCGGCGGTGGTGGATGATCGGCGCACCGAGGAAGGAGGCAAAACGCTCCTCGCCGGTTTCGGCGAAGTAGCGATAACGCGGGTGGTCGGCGGCGTTTTCCAGGTTCAGCGGCTCTTCGCGGGTACCGACCAGACCGACCAGACCCTCGTTGGGGGCCATGCTGACCTTGCCGATCGAGCGCTTGTTCAGGCCCTCGGTGGCCATCAGCACAAAGCGGTTGGTCTCGGGATCGAGCAGGTAGACGGAGCAGACCTGACTGCCCATGGCCTCTTTTACGCGCAACACAATGATCCCCAACGCCGTCTTGAGATCCTTGGCGGAGTTAACTTCCTGGACGATCTTGCGCAGCGTATTGAGCATGGCTCGGGGTCGAACTCCGTCGTCAGTCGCGCGCCAGCAGGCGCGGGGCAAGCTCTTTGAGAGCGCGGCGGTAAACCTCGCGCTTGAATGTCACCACCTGGCCCAGCGGATACCAATAGCTGACCCAGCGCCAGCCGTCGAACTCCGGTTTACCGGTCAAGTCCATCCGCACCCGTTGCTCGTTGGAGACCAGGCGCAGCAGGAACCATTTCTGTTTCTGGCCGATGCACAGCGGTTGGCTGTGGGTACGGACCAAGCGTTGGGGTAAACGATAACGCAACCAGCCGCGGGTGCAGGCAAGAATTTCAACATCATCTCGCTCCAGCCCCACTTCTTCGTTCAGCTCGCGGTACAGGGCATCTTCCGGCGTTTCCTCGGGGTTGATACCTCCCTGGGGAAACTGCCAGGCATCCTGGTTGATCCGTCGAGCCCATAGCACCTGTCCAAGATCATTCGTCAGAATGATCCCGACATTGGGGCGAAAACCATCGGGGTCGATCACGGCAGCAACCTCGCAAACGCATGTCACGGCATTGTTCCACAAAGGTCACAAGGCCAGCAACGCGCCTGTTTACCTTATGTGCACCGATGTCAAAAGTCCGTATTCTGTGAGACTTTTCAGATGTTATGCGAGTGACTTAAATGCGCCTGGCTTTATTCGATCTGGACAATACGCTCCTTGGTGGCGACAGCGACCACGCCTGGGGGGATTACCTGTGCGAACGCGGTATTCTCGACCCAATCGCTTACAAGAACCGCAACGACGAGTTCTATCAGGACTACCTGGCCGGCAAGCTGGACCTGAACGCCTACCTGGAATTCACCCTGGAAATCCTCGCGAAAACGGAAATGGCCCAACTCGACGAATGGCATCGCGATTTCATGCGCGATTGCGTCGAGCCCATTGTCCTGCCCAAGGCCCTGGCCTTACTCAAGCAGCATCAGGATGCCGGCGACAAGCTGGTGATCATCACTGCCACTAACCGTTTCATCACCGGCCCGATCGCCAAACGCCTGGGCGTGCAAACCCTGCTGGCCACCGAATGCGAAATGGTCGACGGCCGCTTCAGCGGGCGCAGTACCGATATACCGTGCTTTCGTGAAGGCAAAGTGACGCGCCTGAACCGCTGGTTGCTGGAAAACGGCTATAGCCTGGAAGACAGCTACTTCTACAGCGACTCGATGAACGACCTGCCACTGCTGGAACAGGTCACCCATCCGGTGGCGGTCGACCCCGACCCGAACCTGCGCGCTGAAGCCCAGCAGCGCGGCTGGCAGGTGATCAGCCTGCGCGATTGATAGGTGCAAGCGGATTCATCGATGCGCCGGACCGGTGAATCCGCTCCCACATGCGCCGTTTAGACTGGCTTGGCACCCATCAGCCCGGCGATGGCGATAAAACACACACCACTGAACACCGCCAGCGCCAGGGTGAACTTCGGGTTGCCCACGGTCGGCGCCGTGCGCAGGCGGTTGACCCGTGCCAGCAGCCAGAACCAGCTGAAGGCACCGAAGGTGTAGATAACGCTGGAGCCCAACACCCAGGTCTGGCCCAGCGGCCAGCCGATCAGGTGCACCAGCCACCAGCCGGTGAACGGCATGCTCACCAGGCAGATGCCCATCAACAGCCAGACAAACACCAGCGGCCGGGCCATCAGCCGTGTGTGGGCACTGGCGTCACCCTTGCGGCGCGCCAGAAAGGTCCAGATCGCCAGCCCCAGTGCGCTGCCCAGCAGCAACAAGGTAGCCAGGATGTGGGCGGTTTTCAGGGTAGTCAGCAGTTCCATTTCTTATTTCTTCCTCAGGCGTTGCCCAAAAGCGTAGACGCTCAGCCCAGGAACAGCCGGTACGCCGGGTTATCAGTTTCGTCCCAGTACGGGTAGCCAATCTTGGCCAGTGCCGCCGGCACCAGGTGGCGCTCATCATCCGGTACCTGCAAGCCGGCGACCACGCGACCATCAGCCGCGCCGTGGTTGCGGTAGTGGAACATCGAGATGTTCCAGCGCCCGCCCAGCTTGTTGAGGAAGTTGAACAACGCCCCCGGACGCTCCGGGAACTCGAAGCGCAGCACCAGTTCGTCACTGACCCGCGCGGTATGGCCACCGACCATATGGCGGATGTGCAGCTTTGCCAGTTCGTTGTCGGTCAGGTCGAGTACCGGGAAGCCTTGCTCAGTCAGGCTCTGGATCAGCGCGCTGCGTGGGTCGGTATCCGGGTGGGTCTGCACGCCGACGAAGATGTGCGCTTCGCCGTCGGCATGGTAGCGATAGTTGAATTCGGTGATCTGGCGCTTGCCGACCGCTTCGCAGAAGGCCTTGAAGCTGCCCGGCTGCTCGGGAATGGTCACGGCGATGATGGCTTCGCGGCCCTCGCCCAGTTCGGCACGCTCGGCGACATGGCGCAGGCGGTCGAAGTTGACGTTGGCGCCGGAATCGATGGCCACCAGGGTCTGCCCGCTCACGCCATTGAGCTCGACGTACTTCTTGATCCCGGCAACGCCCAAGGCGCCGGCAGGCTCGGTGATTGAGCGGGTATCGTCGTAGATATCCTTGATTGCCGCGCAGATCTCATCGGTACTGACGGTAATCACCTCGTCGACGTAGTCCTTGCAGATATCAAAGGTGTGCTGGCCGATCTGCGCAACCGCCACACCATCGGCAAACAGCCCGACTTGCGGCAGCACCACGCGCTCACCCGCGGCCATGGCGGCCTGCAGGCAGTTGGAGTCGTCCGGCTCGACGCCGATCACCTTGATTTCCGGGCGCAGGTACTTCACGTAGGCGGCGATACCGGCGATCAGGCCGCCGCCACCGACCGGGACGAAGATTGCGTCCAACTGGCCCGGGTGCTGACGGAGGATTTCCATGGCCACGGTGCCCTGCCCGGCGATGGTGTGCGGATCGTCATAGGGGTGGATGTAGACGAAGCCCTTCTCGTCCACCAGCTTCAGCGAATAGGCCAGCGCTTCCGGGAACGAGTCGCCGTGCAGCACGACCTTGCCGCCGCGCGAACGCACGCCTTCGATCTTGATCTCGGGGGTAGTCTTGGGCATCACGATAGTGGCCTTGATCCCCAGCTCGCGGGCCGCCAGGGCCACGCCCTGGGCATGGTTGCCGGCCGATGCGGTAACCACGCCACGGGCCAGCTCCTGCGCACTGAGCTGGGCCAGCTTGTTGTAGGCACCGCGAATCTTGAAAGAGAACACCGGCTGCAAGTCTTCACGCTTGAGCAGGATGTTGTTGCCCAGACGCTTGCTCAGCTGGCCGGCGGTCTGCAACGGAGTTTCGACGGCGACGTCGTAAACGCGCGAGGTGAGGATCTTCTTGACGTACTGTTCGAGCATCGGGAAAGCATCACTGAGCGGTTGGGCGGGGTTTGCGAGTCTACCCCAGCGCCCGGTCGGGCGACCACAGCAAGGCAGGGGTTTTAGCCGCTATACTACGCGCCTTCACGATACTCCTCCCCGCTTCGGAGCCCGCATGACCCAGGACCAACTCAAACAGGCTGTTGCCCAGGCCGCTGTCGATTTCATTCTGCCCAAGCTCGATGACAAGAGCATCGTCGGCGTCGGCACCGGTTCGACCGCCAACTGCTTCATCGATGCCCTGGCCAAGCACAAGACCGCCTTCGACGGCGCCGTGGCCAGCTCCGAAGCGACGGCAGCACGCCTGAAGGGTCATGGTATTCCGGTGTATGAGCTGAACACCGTCAGCGACCTGGAGTTCTACGTCGACGGTGCCGACGAAAGCGACGAGCACCTGAACCTGATCAAGGGCGGCGGCGCCGCCCTGACCCGCGAGAAAATCGTTGCCGCCGTGGCCAAGACCTTCATCTGCATCGCCGACGCCAGCAAGCTGGTACCGGTGCTGGGCGCCTTCCCGCTGCCGGTCGAAGTCATCCCCATGGCCCGCAGCCATGTGGCCCGCCAGCTGGTCAAGCTCGGTGGCGACCCGGTGTACCGCGAGGGTGTGCTGACCGATAACGGCAACATCATTCTCGATGTGCACAACCTGCAGATCACCAACCCGGTCGAGCTGGAAAGCCAGATCAACGCGATTGTCGGCGTGGTCACCAATGGCCTGTTCGCGGCGCGGCCGGCGGATCTGCTGTTGCTGGGGACTTCGGAAGGGGTCAAGAGCCTCAAGGCCTGACAGCATCGCGGGGCAAGCCCACTCGTTGTAGGAGCGGGCTTGCCTCGCGATGAAACCTACTCGGTCGGCTTCTTGAACACGTAAAACAGGTTCGGCTCGCTGACCAGGTAAATGGTCCCGGCATCGTCCATGGCGATGCCTTCGGCCTGCGGCACACTCTTCTTCAAGCCCTGAAAGCCCTTGCGCAGTGACAAAGTGCTCAGCGGCTTACCCTGCACATCCAGCTCCAACACCAGCTGCGACTCATCCGACAGCGCCAGCAAGTGGCCGCTGCGCTCATCGAACTGCAAGCTCGACAGATCCCTTACAAACAGCCGCGAATCACGCTTCTGGTCCTGTACCACATGCACCGCATACGGCTGCTCGGGGTTGTCATGGGGGAACCCATGCACCTCGTAGATCAGCATCGGGTCACGCTCCTTGGCCACGAACAGGCGCTTGCCGGCCGAGTCGTAGGCCAGGCCTTCAAAGCCTTTGTTGCCATTGAGGCCGATACCCAGGGTCAGCTGTTCGGCATCCTTGGCGTCGAGAAACGGTGTGTTGTCGTTCAGCCGCACGCGAATCAGGCGCTGTTCGCGCTCGTCGGTGATCACGTAACTGTTGGGGCCGATATATTCCACCGCCTCCGGGTCGCCAAAGCCGGTCAGCGGCACACGCCGCAGGATGCGCCCGTCCAGCGACAGCTCGATCAGCTCAGGGCGTTTATTGGTGACGGTAAACAGGCTATTGCGATCAGGGTCGAAGGTCAGCGCCGAAATGTCTTCATCCAGGCCATCGATAGGCTTGGCCTCAAGCACCACCTTGTACTGGTCCAGACCCATGCTTTGCTCAAACGGCTGCCACCAGGTCTTGACGTTGAACCAGCCGCGTTCGAACAGACGGTACTGCTGCCCGGCAACAGCGACCAGGAGCAAGGCGAACAGGCTCAATACCAGGAAAATCAGCGGCAGGCGGATGTAGCGACGCATTCAGGTGGACTCTTTAAGTGACAGCCTGAATCTTCCCACACTCAACTGAAGCGAAACTTAAAACCTTACGTAGGAAAAATCTGAAATCAGGGCTTTTTGAAACGATAGAACAGATCCGGCTCACTGACGATGTACAGCGTGCCGTGTTCGTCCATCGCCACGCCTTCAGCGCGTGGAATGCGCTTTTTCAGGCCGTTGAAGCCACCCAGCAGGGTCATGAAGCTGACCTGCTCGCCCTTCTCGTCCAGCTCCAGAAGCATGTTGGAGTCGGCGGACAGCACCAGCAGGTGCCCGGTGCGCGGATCGACGCCCAGCGCCGAGAGGTTGCGCAGGTCCAGCTCGTCGCTTGGCAGCGGCTTCTTGTCGCCGGTCAGCGGGCTGTGGCCGTCGCTGCTCCAGGTGAACAGGGCCGGCGGTCGTTCTTCACCGAGGATGATGCGCTGCTGCAGAGGGTCCCAGGCCACGGCTTCGAAGGCCTTGTTCTGGTTTTCAGATGGGCCGAGGTCGTACTGCGGGAAGTCGGCAATGTTCAGCGATTTGGTATCGGCTTTGAGGGTGACGATGGTCATCTTGTGATCGCGCTCGTCGACAATCGCCAGGCGCCCGCCTTCGAGCACGGCCACGCCTTCAGGGTTGCTCCAGCCCACCAGCGGCATCTTGCGCAGCACGTCGCCCTCAAGGGTCAGCTCGACCAGGAAGGGATTCTTGCCCATGACCGCGAACAAGGTTTTGCTCACCGGATTGTAGGACAGGTCGGAAGCTTCATCATCCTCCATGCCTGGCAGCACTTTGGCGTCGATATCGACCTGGTAGTCCGGCAACCAGATGCTGGCCTGTTGCTCGACCTTGCTTTCGAAACGCTCCTGCAACCAGAGCAGGCCACGGTCATCCCAATGCATGGCAATCGCCACGCCGTAGCCGATGATCGCCGCGCCAACCAGCCAGGTGGACCAGCGCAAGGCCAGGCCACGCTTGCGCGCAGGCGGCAGGGAATTGCTCGAAGGAAGAGGAGTGGCCATGGGGTTGTGCTCTTTTTGCCAGTTGATAACACATTACCGGCACGTTCGCAGAGCCAGGTCCGCAAGCATTATCCGGATCGATTGTGAAAAAAATGGCAAAAGCCGACGGGCAGTATGGCAGCCAGTTTTTCTGGCTGCCACGTCGGTAAGTCAGAGCACCTGGCTTTCGAAACGGCTGACGCCTGGCAGCTCAATCACCAGCTGGTCGCCAGGATTGAGCGGGCCAACGCCAACCGGGGTACCGGTCAGGATAACGTCACCGGCCAGCAGCGAGAATTGCGTGGCCATGTGCTGGATCATCGGCACGATCGGGTTGAGCATCAGCGCACTGTTGCCGTCCTGGCGCACTTCACCGTTGAGGGTCAGGCGGATACCGATGTCGGTCAGGTCTTCAAAGGCACTGGCCTGCACGAACGGAGGCAGTACGCAGGCACCATCGAAGCACTTGGAGCGCTCCCACGGCAGGCCCTTCTCTTTCAACTGTGCCTGCAGGTCGCGCAGGGTCAGGTCCAGGGCCGGGGCAAAGCCGGAGATAGCGTCGAGCACTTCTTCGTCACTGGGGTTGGTCGACAGCGACTTGCCGAGCAATACGGCAATTTCCGTCTCGTAGTGCACCGAACCGCGTTCCGTCGGGATCTTGAAACCGCTGTCGAACGGCACCACACAACTGCCCGGCTTGATAAACAGCAGCGGCTCGCTAGGGATGGGGTTATCCAGCTCTTTGGCGTGCTCGGCATAGTTGCGCCCGATGCACACCACTTTGCCCAGGGGAAAGTGAATACGCGTGCCGTCTACATACTGGTGCTGATAGCTCATTACCGACTCCTGGCGCTATTGGATGCTCTTGTGCCTGTGGCTTACTCGACAGCGAAGATCTTGCCCGGGTTCATGATCCCGTTGGGGTCGAACGCTGCCTTCACTGCTTTCATGTATTGGATTTCGACCGGCGAGCGGCTGTAGGTCAAGTAATCGCGCTTGGTCATGCCGACGCCATGCTCGGCGGAGATCGAGCCGTTGTATTTCTCGACGGTCTCGAACACCCACTTGTTCACCGTCGCGCACTTGGCAAAGAACTCGTCCTTGCTCAGGTTTTCCGGCTTGAGGATGTTCAGGTGCAGGTTGCCGTCGCCGATGTGGCCGTACCAGACCACTTCGAAATCCGGGTAGTTATCTGCGACGATCGCGTCAATATCCTTGAGAAACGCCGGCACTTTCGACACGGTTACCGAAATGTCGTTTTTGTACGGGGTCCAGTGCGAGATGGTTTCGGAGATGTATTCGCGCAGCTTCCACAGGTTTTGCAGTTGCTGTTCGCTCTGGCTCATGACCCCGTCCAGCACCCAGCCCTGCTCAACGCAGTGCTCGAAGGTGGCCAGGGCATCGTTGGCCACCTCCTCGTTGCTGGCCTCGAACTCCAGCAAGACATAGAACGGGCAGTCGGTCTCGAACGGCGCCGGCACGTCGCCGCGGCCCATGATCTTGGCCAGGGCCTTGTCGGAGAAGAACTCGAAGGCGGTCAGGTCGAGCTTGGCGCGAAA carries:
- a CDS encoding RNA pyrophosphohydrolase, translated to MIDPDGFRPNVGIILTNDLGQVLWARRINQDAWQFPQGGINPEETPEDALYRELNEEVGLERDDVEILACTRGWLRYRLPQRLVRTHSQPLCIGQKQKWFLLRLVSNEQRVRMDLTGKPEFDGWRWVSYWYPLGQVVTFKREVYRRALKELAPRLLARD
- a CDS encoding HAD family hydrolase, which codes for MRLALFDLDNTLLGGDSDHAWGDYLCERGILDPIAYKNRNDEFYQDYLAGKLDLNAYLEFTLEILAKTEMAQLDEWHRDFMRDCVEPIVLPKALALLKQHQDAGDKLVIITATNRFITGPIAKRLGVQTLLATECEMVDGRFSGRSTDIPCFREGKVTRLNRWLLENGYSLEDSYFYSDSMNDLPLLEQVTHPVAVDPDPNLRAEAQQRGWQVISLRD
- a CDS encoding DUF2269 family protein, with translation MELLTTLKTAHILATLLLLGSALGLAIWTFLARRKGDASAHTRLMARPLVFVWLLMGICLVSMPFTGWWLVHLIGWPLGQTWVLGSSVIYTFGAFSWFWLLARVNRLRTAPTVGNPKFTLALAVFSGVCFIAIAGLMGAKPV
- the ilvA gene encoding threonine ammonia-lyase, biosynthetic, with the translated sequence MLEQYVKKILTSRVYDVAVETPLQTAGQLSKRLGNNILLKREDLQPVFSFKIRGAYNKLAQLSAQELARGVVTASAGNHAQGVALAARELGIKATIVMPKTTPEIKIEGVRSRGGKVVLHGDSFPEALAYSLKLVDEKGFVYIHPYDDPHTIAGQGTVAMEILRQHPGQLDAIFVPVGGGGLIAGIAAYVKYLRPEIKVIGVEPDDSNCLQAAMAAGERVVLPQVGLFADGVAVAQIGQHTFDICKDYVDEVITVSTDEICAAIKDIYDDTRSITEPAGALGVAGIKKYVELNGVSGQTLVAIDSGANVNFDRLRHVAERAELGEGREAIIAVTIPEQPGSFKAFCEAVGKRQITEFNYRYHADGEAHIFVGVQTHPDTDPRSALIQSLTEQGFPVLDLTDNELAKLHIRHMVGGHTARVSDELVLRFEFPERPGALFNFLNKLGGRWNISMFHYRNHGAADGRVVAGLQVPDDERHLVPAALAKIGYPYWDETDNPAYRLFLG
- the rpiA gene encoding ribose-5-phosphate isomerase RpiA gives rise to the protein MTQDQLKQAVAQAAVDFILPKLDDKSIVGVGTGSTANCFIDALAKHKTAFDGAVASSEATAARLKGHGIPVYELNTVSDLEFYVDGADESDEHLNLIKGGGAALTREKIVAAVAKTFICIADASKLVPVLGAFPLPVEVIPMARSHVARQLVKLGGDPVYREGVLTDNGNIILDVHNLQITNPVELESQINAIVGVVTNGLFAARPADLLLLGTSEGVKSLKA
- a CDS encoding SdiA-regulated domain-containing protein, whose product is MRRYIRLPLIFLVLSLFALLLVAVAGQQYRLFERGWFNVKTWWQPFEQSMGLDQYKVVLEAKPIDGLDEDISALTFDPDRNSLFTVTNKRPELIELSLDGRILRRVPLTGFGDPEAVEYIGPNSYVITDEREQRLIRVRLNDNTPFLDAKDAEQLTLGIGLNGNKGFEGLAYDSAGKRLFVAKERDPMLIYEVHGFPHDNPEQPYAVHVVQDQKRDSRLFVRDLSSLQFDERSGHLLALSDESQLVLELDVQGKPLSTLSLRKGFQGLKKSVPQAEGIAMDDAGTIYLVSEPNLFYVFKKPTE
- a CDS encoding SdiA-regulated domain-containing protein encodes the protein MATPLPSSNSLPPARKRGLALRWSTWLVGAAIIGYGVAIAMHWDDRGLLWLQERFESKVEQQASIWLPDYQVDIDAKVLPGMEDDEASDLSYNPVSKTLFAVMGKNPFLVELTLEGDVLRKMPLVGWSNPEGVAVLEGGRLAIVDERDHKMTIVTLKADTKSLNIADFPQYDLGPSENQNKAFEAVAWDPLQQRIILGEERPPALFTWSSDGHSPLTGDKKPLPSDELDLRNLSALGVDPRTGHLLVLSADSNMLLELDEKGEQVSFMTLLGGFNGLKKRIPRAEGVAMDEHGTLYIVSEPDLFYRFKKP
- a CDS encoding fumarylacetoacetate hydrolase family protein, with the translated sequence MSYQHQYVDGTRIHFPLGKVVCIGRNYAEHAKELDNPIPSEPLLFIKPGSCVVPFDSGFKIPTERGSVHYETEIAVLLGKSLSTNPSDEEVLDAISGFAPALDLTLRDLQAQLKEKGLPWERSKCFDGACVLPPFVQASAFEDLTDIGIRLTLNGEVRQDGNSALMLNPIVPMIQHMATQFSLLAGDVILTGTPVGVGPLNPGDQLVIELPGVSRFESQVL